From the genome of Rubripirellula reticaptiva:
GCCCGGGCCAGGGCCATCAGGCCTCTCTAAGAAACCCTTGAAAGGCTTCTCGCTGCGTGGCAACTCGAATTGACGTCGAAACAGTTCCCAGGGCGGGGCACCTCCGTACTGTCTGAGCGTTGAGAAGCCGTATCCGCTGTAGGAGCTCCCAAATCCCCAGTCTTTGGGGCGTGTTGCCTGCAAGAAGAGTTCATCATCGAGCCAGACTTCGTGTCGGCTTTCATCGCCGCTACGATCCACACGGAACTGAATTTTGTGCTTGCCAAAACCGATTGGCTTTCGCAGTTCGGCATCCGGTAAGGTATTCGCGTCCTCAGAGATTCCCTCGAGGGCCATACAAACTGAATAGTGCTTTCCATTGGGAACCCATATTTCACCGTCCATATCATCGGTCCACTCGGGGTTTCTTCCGATCGTCGTCAACTTGGACGGATCGTCGACGATCAATTCGCGAGTGAGGCTCCGCAGCCCTGGTAGCTGAACGGCAAGTTTCTGCGTGGCCAGTTCGGTTCGATAGCAAGCCAGCCATACCGCGATTGCGACCATCAGTAATAGGATGGCTAAAAGGCTAACCTGCGGCCGGCGGCGTTTTCGTCTGGAATCATTCACTTTGCGTATGCTCCTGATCGTACGACACAAACGCTTCCGGTGTTCCGTAAAGCATTTGAAAGAAGGGTTCCTCCGTGTATTGCTTCGCTAGGGTTTCACCAACTTGCTGCGTAAAATCAACTCGCAATGATTCCGGAATACGAATCGTCAAAAAGTTCAACACCTGTGTTGTGTCAAGTGTCAAGTCGGCGGCGGTGGCCAAAACATCCAGTTCAAGTTCGTTCCAATGCTGGTTCACAAACTCCAGCACTGGCTTGCGATCGAAATCACGTCGACCGTACCCCATACGCTCGATGATGTGCGCTCTCAACACCCCGTCGCGAACATCAAATCGACAGCGAATGAGGTAGGTGTCATCGTTGACGAAGGTCGAACTGCCGCACTTTTTTGGCCTGCCAAACCCAGACCGTTCCTCTAGCTCCACGTTGGTGGGGCAGTAGCAATGCCAAAGAAAGTGCTTCGGATCGTCGGTCTTCACACGCTTGATCAAAAATTTGGATTTGTCTTTGACCTCCAATAATCCGTACGGCTGTGCCAATCGTGAATGCTCGGCCTGTACGATTGTTAAATTTCGTTGCTTGCGCACCAGTTGCACCACACCAACGACAATCACCAACAGGAGTAAGACGTTGATGATACGTTGCATGGTACTCTTAGCTGGACAGCGTTAAGTTCGGGTGACGATTGAGCATCTAGTCGAGTATTCGCCACGACTTATCTCCGTTGACAGCGAGGCAAAAAAATACGACCCTCCTTGTTCATTTTGTTTCACAACGGAATCACAGAAGGCCGTCTCATGTCGATCGAGGATATAGTATGGCTGGGGAAATTGCTCGGTAAATTTCTCTGATTGTTTCGCTCGCGGCGAAGGACCCCAGCGAAGTACGCAACCTTGCCAAATACTCGCCCAGCTTCACGCAGCAGCGGACGCAATCTTACAAGACCCGTGATGGCTCGCGCGGCCCGCAAGACTGAGAAATCAAAGGGCACGCGTGTTGGTGGAAAACCAAAACATCAAAGCTAGTCAGCGGGCAATGTACTCTGATCGTCGCGAGAAACGTTCTGGCCGACGAGGTGAAATGCTTTCCTTCCAATCGAGTCTCGCAACGAGTTGGCTGGACGCTTCGACGGATTCTGCGAGTCGCTTTTGGAAGATGGCCCATCGAAGGTTGCTTCCGCGAAGCAAAGGAGGAGTTGAGACCGGATCATTTCGCGTTCCGTGGCTGGCGTTGCATTCACCGACATCTGTGCGCGGCGATTCTCAGCCACTTGTTCTGCACACGAACTTGACAAAGATTATCCGAAGCGAAGATGTCTTGAGCGGAGAACTATTGACGATGGAGCAGGTTCGCCGCGCGACGGATTTGGTAATCGAAACGATGGGGATGAGCTAACGCGACCGGGAGAAACAATTTGCTGATGAAGTGGCACTACAAAACTACTGCTTCCACCGCAATGCATCGGCGGCGAAGCCACACAAAACGGCTCGCTACAATCGTTATCGACTCCGACCGAATCAAGTCACTCGAGGTTTCACGCCCAGATGAGTAGAGCCCGAAACTTCATAGGTGACGCCGTCCAGCTAGTCTCGCCTCGCTCGATCCCACACACTGCCTGTCTCGCTCGTTCCTTCATCGGGATCAGCGTTGTTCTTGAAATGTCGCTCGTCGTAGCTGACCGAGTACAGATACAGTCGCTCCACTTTCGCTCGAGCCCAGTCTGTCTTGCGAAGGAATTTCAGACTGCTGCTGATGCTCGGCTCGTTGCGATACGAGGCGATGCTGATTCGCTCGCCCAAACGCTCCCAACCATATTCGGCGACCAAGTATTCAAGGATCGCCTTCAATGTGATGCCGTGCAGCGGGTTGTTGGGTTGGGGTGGCTGGTTCATTCTTGCTCGCTTGATGACGGGTCATCCGGCGAATCGAACTCGGTCTGGTCCGAATCGCCGCTTTGATTGGCGTAGGCCAAATGAGGATATTAGCCGAATGGCCCGCGAGCGAGGTCGGCAATCTGGCACACCTGGCTCGGCTTGCCGGGTGGCTCTCAATGTCTCTCTCGGAGAGACGATTTGTGTTAACGGGCGTGTCGGTGTTAACGGAGAGAGAGGGAGAGTTCTGGCGATCCCGGTGGGGGATCGACTTGGAAAGGGTACTTTCCCGAACGCTCGCGTGCGGCAATCAGAAACCAGCTCGTTAACGTCGGCGGGCAAAAAAGTGCCGTAAAACACGGCTTTAAACGCAAAAAGGCCGATGCGGGTGCATCGGCCTTTGGCGTTAAGTGGTGGGCAGCAGCATTTCGCTACTGTCCACGAAGGCTCCCCCGGCAGGACTCGAACCTGCGACAGGGTGATTAACAGTCACCTGCTCTACCGACTGAGCTACAGGGGAATTGGTTCCGGCGGCAATTTGCTGCTGGAAGCTAGGAATCTACTTAACGGGGGCGGACGTCGCAAGGGGAACTATTGAGTCTAGATTTCGGTTGTGGTGACCCGGATGTCGTCGAATTCGTTGAGGTCGTCGAACGATCCGATCCCGATTCGCCCGGCTCCGAAGGTTTTGTCGGAAATTTGCATGTGGGGCGTGGTCATGTCGTCGAAAAACAGGCAGATTTTTCCTGTTTCAATGTCGCGGGTTACCCGTACGGTATGCCATAGGTCGTCCCAGGGCGTCAATTTTGTGTTTTCGGTCAGCGCCAATCTGGGGGCCTCGTTGACGATCATGATTTGGCCGCTATGCGGGTCCGGTTTGGCACCGGCGTGGACGTAGTAGAAGTGTTGGTCGTCTTGGTAGCCAAAGAAAACGCAACAGTCGCGGTGGTTGCCAGTGTCTTTAGTGCTGCGGACCCGAAAAGTGATCTCGCAACTGCCGACTTGCAGGTCTTTGACCAGGGCGACGTGGCCGGGACTGCGGACGGGCGGCTTGTATTCGCTCTGGCGTTCGGTGATTTCGAGTGTCTTGTTGCCATCCCGCTCATTGAGTCGCCAGGTTGCTGGATCGAGGATCTCCCAGCGGCCAAGACCGCTTTCGAAGTCGTCCTGAAAGACGACCGTTGGTTCGGCGGCGGTCGTTGTTGCGGCAGCCAGGCAGATGACGGCAAGGGCAAGTATTTGTGGGATGTTTTTCATAACAGAATCTTAGTCGCTGGCGGGATCCGGGGGAGACGCAGGGGGGGGAGATGCGGTCGGGGTTAGACTGACTTTTTCTTTCGCTGGAACTCAATTTGGTCGAACGTGTACAGCTTGCCTTTGCCAGCGCCGGGGCAGACTTCGCAGGTTTCTTTCCAATCCTTGGGGCGTTTGAGTGTCGAGTCCCAGAACGGCCAGGTTCGGCACTGGACGGGGCGGGATGCATAGACGGAACATTTACGAGTGTCCGGGTCCAGCAAGATGCAGTCGCCGTCGGGATACTCGACCAAGCTTTGGGCGGCACCGACTTGGCGAACAAAACGGTGCGAGAAAACGTCGACGGCGAGATCCATTTCATCCGCCATCGCCTGGATTTCTTCGTCGTTGACCCAGACATATCCCGGCGCCCCGCTGCAGCAATCACCGCACTGGGTGCATTCGAATTGCAGGCCGTCTTCGTACCACGGCAATTGATTGACCTTGGACTTGGCGTGGCGTTTGTTCTTTTTGCTCATGGCTAGGTCGGTTGGGGGCAGGCAGTCACTGGGCCGCGGGCTGGACGATCTGTTGGATCGCGGCGACGACGGACTCGATTTCTTGGGTAGTGGTGGTGTGTCCGGCACTAATGCGCAGTGTACCTTCGGGGCTGGTACCGATGCAGTCGTGGATCAGCGCCGCGCAGTGTAGCCCGGCCCTCGTTTCGATGGCAAATTCCGAGTCCAAAATCATCGACAGGTCACTGGCAGAATAGTCGGGCGATGTGATGCTGGCGATCGGCAAATCGGATGAATTGGCATGCAAGGTGATGCCGCTAATTTTGCGAAGTGAGCGATGCAGCAGGCTTGCGGTTTTGGCAGCGTGGAGGGTTCGGTTGGCAAGTTCGTCTGGTGAAAGGGCTTTTAATGTTTCCAGCCAACCTGCGATCGCGGGGACGTTCAGATTGCCGGCTTCTAGCATCGTTGGCATCGAGCTTGGCATTTCTAGCGACTCGCTTTGGCTGCCCGTTCCGCCTTGGATCATTGGCACGATCTGATCGTGAATGCGAGGTGCCACATACAGGAAGCCCGTGCCGGCTGGACCGCCGGACGATTTGTGTCCGGGGGCGGCCAACATATCGATACAGCAATGGGCTGCATTGATGGCGATCGTGCCGAACGATTGGGCCGCATCACACAGGAAGATCGCCGAGTGATTGGCTAGTCGTTTGCCGACCGCTTCGACGGGCTGGATCGCGCCTGTCACGTTGCTGGCGGACGTCAGGGTGACGAGCCGCGTTTGGTCGGCCACTGCCGCGATCAGTTCGTCGGCATCGACACGGCCACCTGAGTCAGTCGGGACAATTGTCAATCGAACGTTGTGATTTCGTTGCCAATGGTGCAGCGGGCGCAGTACCGAATTGTGTTCGGCGGCCGTGGTGACGACATGGTCGCCCGGACGCAAGACGCCGTGGATCGCGGCGTTGAGCGCGGCGGTGCCGCTGGGTTGCAGTGAAACGCAGTCATCCGACGGCGCACCGATGATGGTGCCGAGGGTGTGCCGAGCCGAGGCGATGATGTTGCTGGATGCAACGGCCGAATCGTATCCGCCTCGTCCGGCCGTTGCACCGCAATGGCGAGCGAAGGAATCCATCGCGTCGAGGACAATGTCAGGTTTAGGCCACGAAGTCGCCGCGTGGTCCATGTAGATGCGTTTTCGCTGACTCATTCGATGTTTAAGCCTCGGGTGGTTCAGACGCCGGATGAACCCACTGTTGCTGGCCATTGGCATACGTTTCTCGTTTCCAAATCGCCACGTCCTGCTTCAGCGTGTCCATCATCCAAGGAAGTGCAGCGAACGAGTCGACACGGTGCGCGCTGCTGCAGCCGACCACGATACTGGCTTCGCCGATGGGAACGCTGCCGAGTCGATGGACGATGACAACGTGCGCGAGCGAGAATTTTTCGATCGCGTGGAAAGCGATCTGTTTGATTTGCTCGATCGCCATCGGGCGGTGGGCTTCGTAGTCGAGCGTTTGAGTGATCTGTTCGCCGGTGGTCCGCCGGGTCACACCGATGAACCATGCATGCGCGCCCACGTCGGGATCGCCAGTTTTTTCGGCGAGCGATAGCATGTCGATGGGCGTGTCGACCAGTTCGGTATAAATGCGGTGTGGGGAGGGCACTTTCGAGTCGCGAGCGTTTGTGATTAGTTTTAGCCGCCGCTGACAGGCGGGATCAGGGCGATGGTTGAGTCTTCGTCGATGATGGCTTGGTCGATCACGTATCGGTTATCGACGGCAAGTCGGCACGATGGGATCAGCGGCGATAGCTCGGGTGAGGCCATTTGTAGTGCGTCGAAAATCGCTCTCGCTTGGATTGGTTCGCGGACTTCGATTTCGACAACGTCTTTTCCGGCAAGTTGTTTGGCACCGGCGAACATTTGGATTTTCAGTTTGATCATGGTGATGGGCTGATTTCTTCTTCGATTTTTGGCATTCGGCCGTATGCGTAAGCGAGAAGTTTGAGCGGGTGGATCGTACTTTGGCCGCTGCCGTGTTCAATTTGCATTTTGCAGGCGCTGCATTCGGTAGTGGCAATCGAGACACGTGCCGACCTCATCGCCGAAATCAGCGGCCAGCCAATTCGCAGGCTGTTCCGATAGTTTTTTCGTTGCAGTCCCCACGTGCCAGCCATGCCGGTACAGCCGGCTTCGATCGGTTGAATTTCAATGCCGGGAACCAGTCTCAGCAATTGTGGACCAATTTGATGGGGATCGAGCACTCGCAGATGGCATGGTTGGTGATACGCGACACTGGCTTCGACGTTTTGGAATTCCAGCGACAATCGTTCGCCTTGATGCAGGCTCCACAGATACTGGCACGCTTCATGTGAGTGTTCGGCGACCAGGTGGGCGTCTTCATCGTCCAGCAAGTTCGGGTATTCGTGTTTTAGACAAAGTACCGCTGCGGGTTCGGTCGCTATCACGGTGTAGCCTTGGCGAACCGCATCGGCCAACAGTCGAACGTTTCGACGCGCGATCTTGCGAGCACCCTTAAGATCGCCGGACGTGATGCGAGCCATTCCCGAGCCAAGTTGAGCGAGCGGGACATAAATGCCAATGCCGTTTTGCTGCAGAATTTCGCCGAGTGCTCGTCCAATATCCGGGTCGTGATAGTTGGCGTAATGGTCGACAAAGTACAGGACTTTCAGGCCGCCTTGCGGCAACGGTTTGGTCCATCGTCGGCGATGGGCATGACGCAAAAAGGTTTCGCGAACGACCGGCGGTAACTCACGAGCCGCTGAGAGTCCGAACAGTTTTTCGGCGATCCAGCGCGGGAAACGCCCACGCATCATCATATTTGACAGCCAGGGAATCCGCGACGCCATCGCCGCGACCGTGTCGATGCGACCCATCAACAAGTCAGATACGGGCAGTCCATTGGTCGCGACGTACTGTGCTTTTAATTCGCCAACGATTTTGGGAATGTCGACCGATGCAGGACATTCGAGTCGGCATTGGTGGCAATTGAAACACAGATCGGCAATCTCCTTTGCATTTTCGGTGGCCAAGTCATCGACGCTCAATTGGCCGCTGATCACGCCGCGCAGCAAGTTTGCTTTGGCGCGGGGCGAAGCTTCTTCGCGTGGTGTAGCGCGAAAGACCGGGCATTGTCGTTCGCCCGGCGATGTCGTTCGGCAACGTCCGCACCCGTTACAACTGCGTGCAACGGAGGTGATCATGTGACCGGCGGGCCAGTTCTGTAGGACCTGCAGTTGCGGCACCGACCTGCCCTGCTCTTCCGCCGCGGCAACGATATGAGGTTGGTCGGCTTCGACGACGACACGATTGTCGACCGCGATTTCAATTGTCTGGTCGGCCGGGCGT
Proteins encoded in this window:
- a CDS encoding molybdenum cofactor biosynthesis protein MoaE, which produces MPSPHRIYTELVDTPIDMLSLAEKTGDPDVGAHAWFIGVTRRTTGEQITQTLDYEAHRPMAIEQIKQIAFHAIEKFSLAHVVIVHRLGSVPIGEASIVVGCSSAHRVDSFAALPWMMDTLKQDVAIWKRETYANGQQQWVHPASEPPEA
- a CDS encoding VF530 family protein — translated: MNQPPQPNNPLHGITLKAILEYLVAEYGWERLGERISIASYRNEPSISSSLKFLRKTDWARAKVERLYLYSVSYDERHFKNNADPDEGTSETGSVWDRARRD
- a CDS encoding MoaD/ThiS family protein, producing the protein MIKLKIQMFAGAKQLAGKDVVEIEVREPIQARAIFDALQMASPELSPLIPSCRLAVDNRYVIDQAIIDEDSTIALIPPVSGG
- a CDS encoding aminotransferase class V-fold PLP-dependent enzyme, which gives rise to MSQRKRIYMDHAATSWPKPDIVLDAMDSFARHCGATAGRGGYDSAVASSNIIASARHTLGTIIGAPSDDCVSLQPSGTAALNAAIHGVLRPGDHVVTTAAEHNSVLRPLHHWQRNHNVRLTIVPTDSGGRVDADELIAAVADQTRLVTLTSASNVTGAIQPVEAVGKRLANHSAIFLCDAAQSFGTIAINAAHCCIDMLAAPGHKSSGGPAGTGFLYVAPRIHDQIVPMIQGGTGSQSESLEMPSSMPTMLEAGNLNVPAIAGWLETLKALSPDELANRTLHAAKTASLLHRSLRKISGITLHANSSDLPIASITSPDYSASDLSMILDSEFAIETRAGLHCAALIHDCIGTSPEGTLRISAGHTTTTQEIESVVAAIQQIVQPAAQ
- a CDS encoding YkgJ family cysteine cluster protein yields the protein MSKKNKRHAKSKVNQLPWYEDGLQFECTQCGDCCSGAPGYVWVNDEEIQAMADEMDLAVDVFSHRFVRQVGAAQSLVEYPDGDCILLDPDTRKCSVYASRPVQCRTWPFWDSTLKRPKDWKETCEVCPGAGKGKLYTFDQIEFQRKKKSV